TAATTGCTCTTAAAGGGTGCATTCCTTTTCATAATTTCACGAAGGAGATGACAGATATAAGTTGCTTGGTATCAGCTTGGTGTTCATTCAAATTAAACTTGATTCCTCAAAATTTCAGATTGAATTGCTAACCTTCTTCCTCACAAAAAAGTAAGAAGAAATAAATATTAACCTTTTTGATGGCATCAAATTCCTTTTCACCCATAATTGTTGGTATGGTGAAATAGAATGCTTTCACTTAACTTAGAAGAAAGGCCAGAccatttacatatttttttattttatttttctcattggcATTTAGCATAAACACTTGATGGGGTGATTTGCATGTGCCAAGGAAAATTAATTTCTAATGTCACTTTGCCTTTGTTCCAGGTATACTTTATTCAATGCTCAGTACAGACTCTCCCTTGAAAGAACGCTGGAGTTTTCTGAAGAAGAAACTGAATGCAAGAAAAGAGATAGCTGTGAAGAAATTCACAGTGTTGGAAGGCCTTCTATGTTTCTCAGCTTACCAGAAGATGTAGGCTTGACAATCGAATCAGAAATGGCAGATGAAAAATTATGTGGAAATATGGATGGACTAGGTAGCTTAAGTATTGAAGCAAAAAAACTCATTCTCGGTATGCAATCTCGCTTGGATTCCATGGAAAAGGTAATAACCATCTCTTACAGTCTTACCTGATTGGATGATCATAGATGATTGGTAGTGATGGCCATATGTATATTGACTGCCCTGCATATATCTGCCAATCTTGTCATACCTATTATGCACAGTGAAAATTTCATGGCTCGTTAATTTCACACTTTTTTCTGTATCAAGAATCTCTGCTTAGTGCAAGCTTGGCTAGTGTAATATTAGAGGTCAACTTCACCTTCCCTTTGAACTGTAGGTTAATCCCATTGGTATTCTTTAACATCTTTGCAGGTTTAAGCTTTCACTTGAAAACTACCAATTCAGAATTTGATTGTAttcttatattatttttaacctTGCAGGAGCTACATGAACTTAAGAAGAAAAATTCTTCCCAACAAATGCAGCAATTTGCTGGAGAAGAGAAAAACGAGCTGCTGTATTACTTGAGATCGCTGTCACCTGAGAAGGTTGTTCTGTTTCTGGCCTTTTGAGTTCCGCAACTAATATATTTCCTCTTGTTGGATGCCATGTGAACAAAAACAGCAAATAGCAATCAAAGCAAGATGAAGTTTCCCAGTTTCCTGGGGCACCTTTTTGTTTCAATTTGAGCTAATAACCATTTTGAACAGGTTGTTGAACTCTCGGAGTCTTCCTGCCCTGGTGTGGAAGAAGCTGTTTACTCCGTGGTACATGGTCTGCTAGCAACTCTCTCCCCCAAAATGCATACGAATCGCTCTCCGACCTCAGAGAACATGGCGGGTGGAGCTGtaaattttgggatggaggaggacgatgaATTCACTGAGCTCGTGGAGGACGTGTCCCTCCCATTTCAGCCCCTGATATCTATTCCTCGCGACCGTCTTGCCCGTCTATTATTCTGGTAATAATAGCAGTTCCTTACCTGTGCTGCCTACCGATACTTGACAACGTTCTGACCTTGTGATTCCGCGATGGCTGTTCAGGTGCATGATGCTGGGCCATTACATCCGAGGTCAGGAGTGCCGGCTTGAGCTGATGCACCTCCTGGCAGTCTCCAGTGATGCACATTCATG
This genomic window from Oryza sativa Japonica Group chromosome 12, ASM3414082v1 contains:
- the LOC4352641 gene encoding uncharacterized LOC4352641; the protein is MPISSGILAPTRGASSSSSAVGRKLLLLGARHPPSSVAVAGRGVWRRGLAGVGVAAAAASSSSPDELHARGRPLRGGAYEERSALWNLIKDIEPLDLSIIQKDVPSETVDAMKRTVSGMLGLLPSDQFHVVIESLWNPFFKLLASSIMTGYTLFNAQYRLSLERTLEFSEEETECKKRDSCEEIHSVGRPSMFLSLPEDVGLTIESEMADEKLCGNMDGLGSLSIEAKKLILGMQSRLDSMEKELHELKKKNSSQQMQQFAGEEKNELLYYLRSLSPEKVVELSESSCPGVEEAVYSVVHGLLATLSPKMHTNRSPTSENMAGGAVNFGMEEDDEFTELVEDVSLPFQPLISIPRDRLARLLFWCMMLGHYIRGQECRLELMHLLAVSSDAHS